The following coding sequences are from one Diabrotica virgifera virgifera chromosome 2, PGI_DIABVI_V3a window:
- the LOC126879534 gene encoding mucin-2-like isoform X2, with the protein MMAAVHLKVAITILAFTCIESRYSSTINKHFTKSPRWNETTFFPGKNTQNPSNWTTNNGSNWDLTTFLPGNNTNQPDWNVTTLSPGNNTQNPSNWTTSSGSNWNLTTPVPGNNTNQPDSNVTTLSPGNNTQNPNNWTTSSSSNWNLTTPVPGKNTNPPNWNITTPSPGNNTQNPSNWTTSSGSNWNLSTPVPGNSTNQPDWNLTTLSPGNNTQNPSNWTTSSGSNWNMTTPVPGNNTNQPDWNVTTLSAGNNTQIPSNWTTSSGSNWNLTTPVPGNNTNQPDWNITTLSPGNNTPNPSNWTTSSGPNWNLTTPAPGNNTNQPDWNATILSPGNNTQNRSNWTTSTGSNWNLTTPASGNNTTQPDWNVTTLSPGNNTQNPSNWTTSSGSNWNLTTPVPVNNTNQPVWNINTLSPGNNTHTPSNWTTSSGSNWNLTTPASGNNTTQPDWNVTTLSPGNNTQNPSNWTTSTGSNWNLTTPAPGNNTNQPDWNVTTLSPGNNTQNPSNWTTSSGSNWNLTTPVPGNNTNQPDSNVTTLSPGNNTQNPSNWTTSSGSNWNLSTPVPGNSTNQPDWNLTTLSPGNNTQNPSNWTTSSGSNWNMTTPVPGNNTNQPDWNVTTLSAGNNTQIPSNWTTSSGSNWNLTTPVPGNNTNQPDWNITTLSPGNNTQNPSNWTTSSGSNWNLTTPVPGNNTNQPDSNVTTLSPGNNTQNPNNWTTSSGSNWNLTTPVPGKNTNPPNWNITTPSPGNNTQNPSNWTTSSGSNWNLTTPAPGNNTNQPDWNLTTLSPGNNTQNPSNWTTSSGSNWNMTTPVPGNNTNQPDWNVTTLSAGNNTQIPSNWTTNSGSNWNLTTPTSGNNTTQPDWNVTTLSPGNNTQNPSNWTTSSGSNWNLTTTVPGNNTNQPDWNITTLSPGNNTHNPSNWTTSSGPNWNLTTPAPGNNTNQSDWNATTLSPGNNTQNPSSWTTGTGANWNLTTPASGNNTTQPDWNATTLSPRNNTQNPSNWATSTGSNWNLTTPAPGNNTNQPDSNVSTLSPKNNPRTQATGSLVPVLFGI; encoded by the exons ACCTGCATTGAATCAAGATATTCTAGTACGATTAACAAACACTTCACAAAGTCACCAAGATGGAATGAGACAACCTTCTTTCCTGGAAAGAACACCCAGAACCCAAGCAACTGGACCACTAATAACGGTTCTAATTGGGATCTGACCACATTCCTACCTGGAAACAACACAAACCAACCCGATTGGAATGTAACTACACTCTCTCCAGGAAATAACACTCAGAACCCAAGCAACTGGACCACTAGTAGCGGTTCTAATTGGAATCTGACCACACCCGTACCTGGGAACAATACAAACCAACCAGATTCGAATGTAACTACACTCTCTCCTGGAAATAACACCCAGAACCCAAACAACTGGACAACTAGTAGCAGTTCTAATTGGAATCTGACCACACCCGTACCTGGAAAGAACACAAACCCACCAAACTGGAATATAACTACACCCTCTCCTGGAAATAACACCCAGAACCCAAGTAACTGGACCACTAGTAGCGGTTCTAATTGGAATCTGAGCACACCCGTACCTGGAAACAGCACAAACCAACCAGATTGGAATTTAACTACACTCTCTCCTGGAAATAACACCCAGAACCCAAGCAACTGGACCACTAGTAGCGGTTCTAATTGGAATATGACCACACCCGTACCTGGAAACAACACAAACCAACCTGATTGGAATGTAACTACCCTCTCTGCTGGAAATAATACCCAGATCCCAAGCAACTGGACCACTAGTAGCGGTTCTAATTGGAATCTGACCACACCCGTACCTGGAAACAACACAAACCAACCAGATTGGAATATAACTACACTCTCCCCTGGAAATAACACACCGAACCCAAGCAACTGGACCACTAGTAGCGGTCCTAATTGGAATTTGACCACACCCGCACCTGGAAACAACACAAACCAACCAGATTGGAATGCAACTATCCTCTCTCCTGGAAATAATACCCAGAACCGAAGCAACTGGACCACTAGTACCGGTTCTAATTGGAATTTGACCACGCCCGCATCTGGAAACAACACAACCCAACCAGATTGGAATGTAACTACACTCTCTCCTGGAAATAACACCCAGAACCCAAGCAACTGGACCACTAGTAGCGGTTCTAATTGGAATCTGACCACACCCGTACCTGTTAACAACACAAACCAACCCGTTTGGAATATTAATACACTCTCTCCAGGAAATAACACCCATACGCCAAGCAACTGGACCACTAGTAGCGGTTCTAATTGGAATCTGACCACACCCGCATCTGGAAACAACACAACCCAACCAGATTGGAATGTAACTACACTCTCTCCTGGAAATAACACCCAGAACCCAAGCAACTGGACAACTAGTACCGGTTCTAACTGGAATTTGACCACACCCGCACCCGGAAACAACACAAACCAACCAGATTGGAATGTAACTACACTCTCTCCAGGAAATAACACTCAGAACCCAAGCAACTGGACCACTAGTAGCGGTTCTAATTGGAATCTGACCACACCCGTACCTGGGAACAACACAAATCAACCAGATTCGAATGTAACTACACTCTCTCCTGGAAATAACACCCAGAACCCAAGCAACTGGACCACTAGTAGCGGTTCTAATTGGAATCTGAGCACACCCGTACCTGGAAACAGCACAAACCAACCAGATTGGAATTTAACTACACTCTCTCCTGGAAATAACACCCAGAACCCAAGCAACTGGACCACTAGTAGCGGTTCTAATTGGAATATGACCACACCCGTACCTGGAAACAACACAAACCAACCTGATTGGAATGTAACTACCCTCTCTGCTGGAAATAATACCCAGATCCCAAGCAACTGGACCACTAGTAGCGGTTCTAATTGGAATCTGACCACACCCGTACCTGGAAACAACACAAACCAACCAGATTGGAATATAACTACACTCTCCCCTGGAAATAACACACAGAACCCAAGCAACTGGACCACTAGTAGCGGTTCTAATTGGAATCTGACCACACCCGTACCTGGGAACAACACAAACCAACCAGATTCGAATGTAACTACACTCTCTCCTGGAAATAACACCCAGAACCCAAACAACTGGACAACTAGTAGCGGTTCTAATTGGAATCTGACCACACCCGTAC CTGGAAAGAACACAAACCCACCAAACTGGAATATAACTACACCCTCTCCTGGAAATAACACCCAGAACCCAAGCAACTGGACCACTAGTAGCGGTTCTAACTGGAATTTGACCACACCCGCACCCGGAAACAACACAAACCAACCAGATTGGAATTTAACTACACTCTCTCCTGGAAATAACACCCAGAACCCAAGCAACTGGACCACTAGTAGCGGTTCTAATTGGAATATGACCACACCCGTACCTGGAAACAACACAAACCAACCTGATTGGAATGTAACTACCCTCTCTGCTGGAAATAATACCCAGATCCCAAGCAACTGGACCACTAATAGCGGTTCTAATTGGAATTTGACCACACCAACATCTGGAAACAACACAACCCAACCAGATTGGAATGTAACTACACTCTCTCCTGGAAATAACACCCAGAACCCAAGCAACTGGACCACTAGTAGCGGTTCTAATTGGAATCTGACCACAACCGTACCTGGAAACAACACAAACCAACCAGATTGGAATATAACTACACTCTCCCCTGGAAATAACACCCATAACCCAAGCAACTGGACCACTAGTAGCGGTCCTAATTGGAATTTGACCACACCCGCACCTGGAAACAACACAAACCAATCAGATTGGAATGCAACTACCCTCTCTCCTGGAAATAATACCCAGAACCCAAGCAGCTGGACCACTGGTACCGGTGCTAATTGGAATTTGACCACACCCGCATCTGGAAACAACACAACCCAACCAGATTGGAATGCAACTACCCTCTCTCCTAGAAATAATACCCAGAACCCAAGCAACTGGGCCACTAGTACCGGTTCTAATTGGAATTTGACCACACCCGCACCTGGAAACAACACAAACCAACCAGATTCGAATGTATCTACCCTCTCTCCTAAAAATAACCCCAGAACCCAAGCAACTGGATCACTAGTACCggttctatttggaatttga
- the LOC126879534 gene encoding mucin-5AC-like isoform X41, producing MMAAVHLKVAITILAFTCIESRYSSTINKHFTKSPRWNETTFFPGKNTQNPSNWTTNNGSNWDLTTFLPGNNTNQPDWNVTTLSPGNNTQNPSNWTTSSGSNWNLTTPVPGNNTNQPDSNVTTLSPGNNTQNPNNWTTSSSSNWNLTTPVPGKNTNPPNWNITTPSPGNNTQNPSNWTTSSGSNWNLSTPVPGNSTNQPDWNLTTLSPGNNTQNPSNWTTSSGSNWNMTTPVPGNNTNQPDWNVTTLSPGNNTQNPSNWTTSTGSNWNLTTPAPGNNTNQPDWNVTTLSPGNNTQNPSNWTTSSGSNWNLTTPVPGNNTNQPDSNVTTLSPGNNTQNPSNWTTSSGSNWNLSTPVPGNSTNQPDWNLTTLSPGNNTQNPSNWTTSSGSNWNMTTPVPGNNTNQPDWNVTTLSAGNNTQIPSNWTTSSGSNWNLTTPVPGNNTNQPDWNITTLSPGNNTQNPSNWTTSSGSNWNLTTPVPGNNTNQPDSNVTTLSPGNNTQNPNNWTTSSGSNWNLTTPVPGNNTNQPDSNVTTLSPGNNTQNPNNWTTSSSSNWNLTPPVPGKNTNPPNWNITTPSPGNNTQNPSNWTTSSGSNWNLTTPAPGNNTNQPDWNLTTLSPGNNTQNPSNWTTSSGSNWNMTTPVPGNNTNQPDWNVTTLSAGNNTQIPSNWTTNSGSNWNLTTPTSGNNTTQPDWNVTTLSPGNNTQNPSNWTTSSGSNWNLTTTVPGNNTNQPDWNITTLSPGNNTHNPSNWTTSSGPNWNLTTPAPGNNTNQSDWNATTLSPGNNTQNPSSWTTGTGANWNLTTPASGNNTTQPDWNATTLSPRNNTQNPSNWATSTGSNWNLTTPAPGNNTNQPDSNVSTLSPKNNPRTQATGSLVPVLFGI from the exons ACCTGCATTGAATCAAGATATTCTAGTACGATTAACAAACACTTCACAAAGTCACCAAGATGGAATGAGACAACCTTCTTTCCTGGAAAGAACACCCAGAACCCAAGCAACTGGACCACTAATAACGGTTCTAATTGGGATCTGACCACATTCCTACCTGGAAACAACACAAACCAACCCGATTGGAATGTAACTACACTCTCTCCAGGAAATAACACTCAGAACCCAAGCAACTGGACCACTAGTAGCGGTTCTAATTGGAATCTGACCACACCCGTACCTGGGAACAATACAAACCAACCAGATTCGAATGTAACTACACTCTCTCCTGGAAATAACACCCAGAACCCAAACAACTGGACAACTAGTAGCAGTTCTAATTGGAATCTGACCACACCCGTACCTGGAAAGAACACAAACCCACCAAACTGGAATATAACTACACCCTCTCCTGGAAATAACACCCAGAACCCAAGTAACTGGACCACTAGTAGCGGTTCTAATTGGAATCTGAGCACACCCGTACCTGGAAACAGCACAAACCAACCAGATTGGAATTTAACTACACTCTCTCCTGGAAATAACACCCAGAACCCAAGCAACTGGACCACTAGTAGCGGTTCTAATTGGAATATGACCACACCCGTACCTGGAAACAACACAAACCAAC CAGATTGGAATGTAACTACACTCTCTCCTGGAAATAACACCCAGAACCCAAGCAACTGGACAACTAGTACCGGTTCTAACTGGAATTTGACCACACCCGCACCCGGAAACAACACAAACCAACCAGATTGGAATGTAACTACACTCTCTCCAGGAAATAACACTCAGAACCCAAGCAACTGGACCACTAGTAGCGGTTCTAATTGGAATCTGACCACACCCGTACCTGGGAACAACACAAATCAACCAGATTCGAATGTAACTACACTCTCTCCTGGAAATAACACCCAGAACCCAAGCAACTGGACCACTAGTAGCGGTTCTAATTGGAATCTGAGCACACCCGTACCTGGAAACAGCACAAACCAACCAGATTGGAATTTAACTACACTCTCTCCTGGAAATAACACCCAGAACCCAAGCAACTGGACCACTAGTAGCGGTTCTAATTGGAATATGACCACACCCGTACCTGGAAACAACACAAACCAACCTGATTGGAATGTAACTACCCTCTCTGCTGGAAATAATACCCAGATCCCAAGCAACTGGACCACTAGTAGCGGTTCTAATTGGAATCTGACCACACCCGTACCTGGAAACAACACAAACCAACCAGATTGGAATATAACTACACTCTCCCCTGGAAATAACACACAGAACCCAAGCAACTGGACCACTAGTAGCGGTTCTAATTGGAATCTGACCACACCCGTACCTGGGAACAACACAAACCAACCAGATTCGAATGTAACTACACTCTCTCCTGGAAATAACACCCAGAACCCAAACAACTGGACAACTAGTAGCGGTTCTAATTGGAATCTGACCACACCCGTACCTGGGAACAACACAAACCAACCAGATTCGAATGTAACTACACTCTCTCCTGGAAATAACACCCAGAACCCAAACAACTGGACAACTAGTAGCAGTTCTAATTGGAATCTGACCCCACCCGTACCTGGAAAGAACACAAACCCACCAAACTGGAATATAACTACACCCTCTCCTGGAAATAACACCCAGAACCCAAGCAACTGGACCACTAGTAGCGGTTCTAACTGGAATTTGACCACACCCGCACCCGGAAACAACACAAACCAACCAGATTGGAATTTAACTACACTCTCTCCTGGAAATAACACCCAGAACCCAAGCAACTGGACCACTAGTAGCGGTTCTAATTGGAATATGACCACACCCGTACCTGGAAACAACACAAACCAACCTGATTGGAATGTAACTACCCTCTCTGCTGGAAATAATACCCAGATCCCAAGCAACTGGACCACTAATAGCGGTTCTAATTGGAATTTGACCACACCAACATCTGGAAACAACACAACCCAACCAGATTGGAATGTAACTACACTCTCTCCTGGAAATAACACCCAGAACCCAAGCAACTGGACCACTAGTAGCGGTTCTAATTGGAATCTGACCACAACCGTACCTGGAAACAACACAAACCAACCAGATTGGAATATAACTACACTCTCCCCTGGAAATAACACCCATAACCCAAGCAACTGGACCACTAGTAGCGGTCCTAATTGGAATTTGACCACACCCGCACCTGGAAACAACACAAACCAATCAGATTGGAATGCAACTACCCTCTCTCCTGGAAATAATACCCAGAACCCAAGCAGCTGGACCACTGGTACCGGTGCTAATTGGAATTTGACCACACCCGCATCTGGAAACAACACAACCCAACCAGATTGGAATGCAACTACCCTCTCTCCTAGAAATAATACCCAGAACCCAAGCAACTGGGCCACTAGTACCGGTTCTAATTGGAATTTGACCACACCCGCACCTGGAAACAACACAAACCAACCAGATTCGAATGTATCTACCCTCTCTCCTAAAAATAACCCCAGAACCCAAGCAACTGGATCACTAGTACCggttctatttggaatttga
- the LOC126879534 gene encoding mucin-5AC-like isoform X38 has protein sequence MMAAVHLKVAITILAFTCIESRYSSTINKHFTKSPRWNETTFFPGKNTQNPSNWTTNNGSNWDLTTFLPGNNTNQPDWNVTTLSPGNNTQNPSNWTTSSGSNWNLTTPVPGNNTNQPDSNVTTLSPGNNTQNPNNWTTSSSSNWNLTTPVPGKNTNPPNWNITTPSPGNNTQNPSNWTTSSGSNWNLSTPVPGNSTNQPDWNLTTLSPGNNTQNPSNWTTSSGSNWNMTTPVPGNNTNQPDWNVTTLSAGNNTQIPSNWTTSSGSNWNLTTPVPGNNTNQPDWNITTLSPGNNTPNPSNWTTSSGPNWNLTTPAPGNNTNQPDSNVTTLSPGNNTQNPSNWTTSSGSNWNLSTPVPGNSTNQPDWNLTTLSPGNNTQNPSNWTTSSGSNWNMTTPVPGNNTNQPDWNVTTLSAGNNTQIPSNWTTSSGSNWNLTTPVPGNNTNQPDWNITTLSPGNNTQNPSNWTTSSGSNWNLTTPVPGNNTNQPDSNVTTLSPGNNTQNPNNWTTSSGSNWNLTTPVPGNNTNQPDSNVTTLSPGNNTQNPNNWTTSSSSNWNLTPPVPGKNTNPPNWNITTPSPGNNTQNPSNWTTSSGSNWNLTTPAPGNNTNQPDWNLTTLSPGNNTQNPSNWTTSSGSNWNMTTPVPGNNTNQPDWNVTTLSAGNNTQIPSNWTTNSGSNWNLTTPTSGNNTTQPDWNVTTLSPGNNTQNPSNWTTSSGSNWNLTTTVPGNNTNQPDWNITTLSPGNNTHNPSNWTTSSGPNWNLTTPAPGNNTNQSDWNATTLSPGNNTQNPSSWTTGTGANWNLTTPASGNNTTQPDWNATTLSPRNNTQNPSNWATSTGSNWNLTTPAPGNNTNQPDSNVSTLSPKNNPRTQATGSLVPVLFGI, from the exons ACCTGCATTGAATCAAGATATTCTAGTACGATTAACAAACACTTCACAAAGTCACCAAGATGGAATGAGACAACCTTCTTTCCTGGAAAGAACACCCAGAACCCAAGCAACTGGACCACTAATAACGGTTCTAATTGGGATCTGACCACATTCCTACCTGGAAACAACACAAACCAACCCGATTGGAATGTAACTACACTCTCTCCAGGAAATAACACTCAGAACCCAAGCAACTGGACCACTAGTAGCGGTTCTAATTGGAATCTGACCACACCCGTACCTGGGAACAATACAAACCAACCAGATTCGAATGTAACTACACTCTCTCCTGGAAATAACACCCAGAACCCAAACAACTGGACAACTAGTAGCAGTTCTAATTGGAATCTGACCACACCCGTACCTGGAAAGAACACAAACCCACCAAACTGGAATATAACTACACCCTCTCCTGGAAATAACACCCAGAACCCAAGTAACTGGACCACTAGTAGCGGTTCTAATTGGAATCTGAGCACACCCGTACCTGGAAACAGCACAAACCAACCAGATTGGAATTTAACTACACTCTCTCCTGGAAATAACACCCAGAACCCAAGCAACTGGACCACTAGTAGCGGTTCTAATTGGAATATGACCACACCCGTACCTGGAAACAACACAAACCAACCTGATTGGAATGTAACTACCCTCTCTGCTGGAAATAATACCCAGATCCCAAGCAACTGGACCACTAGTAGCGGTTCTAATTGGAATCTGACCACACCCGTACCTGGAAACAACACAAACCAACCAGATTGGAATATAACTACACTCTCCCCTGGAAATAACACACCGAACCCAAGCAACTGGACCACTAGTAGCGGTCCTAATTGGAATTTGACCACACCCGCAC CTGGGAACAACACAAATCAACCAGATTCGAATGTAACTACACTCTCTCCTGGAAATAACACCCAGAACCCAAGCAACTGGACCACTAGTAGCGGTTCTAATTGGAATCTGAGCACACCCGTACCTGGAAACAGCACAAACCAACCAGATTGGAATTTAACTACACTCTCTCCTGGAAATAACACCCAGAACCCAAGCAACTGGACCACTAGTAGCGGTTCTAATTGGAATATGACCACACCCGTACCTGGAAACAACACAAACCAACCTGATTGGAATGTAACTACCCTCTCTGCTGGAAATAATACCCAGATCCCAAGCAACTGGACCACTAGTAGCGGTTCTAATTGGAATCTGACCACACCCGTACCTGGAAACAACACAAACCAACCAGATTGGAATATAACTACACTCTCCCCTGGAAATAACACACAGAACCCAAGCAACTGGACCACTAGTAGCGGTTCTAATTGGAATCTGACCACACCCGTACCTGGGAACAACACAAACCAACCAGATTCGAATGTAACTACACTCTCTCCTGGAAATAACACCCAGAACCCAAACAACTGGACAACTAGTAGCGGTTCTAATTGGAATCTGACCACACCCGTACCTGGGAACAACACAAACCAACCAGATTCGAATGTAACTACACTCTCTCCTGGAAATAACACCCAGAACCCAAACAACTGGACAACTAGTAGCAGTTCTAATTGGAATCTGACCCCACCCGTACCTGGAAAGAACACAAACCCACCAAACTGGAATATAACTACACCCTCTCCTGGAAATAACACCCAGAACCCAAGCAACTGGACCACTAGTAGCGGTTCTAACTGGAATTTGACCACACCCGCACCCGGAAACAACACAAACCAACCAGATTGGAATTTAACTACACTCTCTCCTGGAAATAACACCCAGAACCCAAGCAACTGGACCACTAGTAGCGGTTCTAATTGGAATATGACCACACCCGTACCTGGAAACAACACAAACCAACCTGATTGGAATGTAACTACCCTCTCTGCTGGAAATAATACCCAGATCCCAAGCAACTGGACCACTAATAGCGGTTCTAATTGGAATTTGACCACACCAACATCTGGAAACAACACAACCCAACCAGATTGGAATGTAACTACACTCTCTCCTGGAAATAACACCCAGAACCCAAGCAACTGGACCACTAGTAGCGGTTCTAATTGGAATCTGACCACAACCGTACCTGGAAACAACACAAACCAACCAGATTGGAATATAACTACACTCTCCCCTGGAAATAACACCCATAACCCAAGCAACTGGACCACTAGTAGCGGTCCTAATTGGAATTTGACCACACCCGCACCTGGAAACAACACAAACCAATCAGATTGGAATGCAACTACCCTCTCTCCTGGAAATAATACCCAGAACCCAAGCAGCTGGACCACTGGTACCGGTGCTAATTGGAATTTGACCACACCCGCATCTGGAAACAACACAACCCAACCAGATTGGAATGCAACTACCCTCTCTCCTAGAAATAATACCCAGAACCCAAGCAACTGGGCCACTAGTACCGGTTCTAATTGGAATTTGACCACACCCGCACCTGGAAACAACACAAACCAACCAGATTCGAATGTATCTACCCTCTCTCCTAAAAATAACCCCAGAACCCAAGCAACTGGATCACTAGTACCggttctatttggaatttga